Sequence from the Methanobacterium alkalithermotolerans genome:
TGGAACATGCCTTTTTAGCAATTTCTGCATCATCATACCAGCTCTCAGGCATGATCTCGGTGAATCTGTCCAGGTCAAATTTAGTTCGGTCACCATACAGGTGGTGGCTGGCCAAAGTAGGCTGACCGTGCACACCTAAACCTTTTGGTAGGCCTTTGTCTGCAACTAAACCAATGATCAAATCAACGTGTTCATCTAATTTTGGTTTTAATTGTTTAAATCTTGCATATAGCCTTTTACGGGCTAGTTCGCTGATGTTGTCCGCCATTCCCCCAATCCTTACATCGGATGGGTGAATACCTTCACCAGCAACCATGTCCACTGCATATTGTGCTGTTTTTCGTATTTCAGAAACAGAGTTAATGGCAGCAGCCATTAAGTTTTCTGGTACAAAATCAGCAGCTATCAGGAAATGGTGTATAGCGTGGCTGTTTATATCGTGAGCAGCTAAAGTCAACTCTCGTAATAATCTACCTGCTTTAGGTATTTCAATACCCAGGGAGTCATCCATTGCTTCCACAGAAGCCAGAGTGTGAGGGATTGGACAAACACCACAAATTCTTTGCACAATAACAGGTGCAGTTTCGGGAGCTTTACCAGTCACTATCTTCTCTAGACCTCTAACAGGAGTAATACTGAAGTATCGCCCCTTGGTCACGATTCCTTCATCATCGACTTCCATGACAAGTTCTGCGTGTCCTTCTTGTCGTGATGTCGGCGATATAACAATCCTTTCGCTCAAATGTATCACCTCTTGTTTTTAAAGTTTAATAACTAACATTTATATTGACTGTATCATAAGTTATAAGTTTTTCAATTGAAAATAAAATGAAAAGTATTTATATAACCTCTAATAGGGGCTAACTAAGATTTTCATAACTCCGCTGAAATTTGTTAAATATGAAAAAAAGAACCAAAGAGAGAATATAAAATATTAGAAAGATCTTATTAGTAATAATTAAAATTGTATTAACTTTTTCTAGTATTATTAAAATACGAGGAGGGATAACTTTATAAAGTACCTTAACAATACTATGTTATCCTATTGGATATCCCATTAGGAATATGAATTTTTAGTTTTTTAGTTAATAAATTTCTTTAAAAGAAGTTTTAAAACTAAAAAATGGAATATATAATAACCCTGAATCACAAATATAAATGTGATAATTAATTTAATAACGAAGGTGAGTTAATGATAAACTCAAAGATTTTAGTATCGGTCGCTATAGTATTGATCATAGGAGTGGCGGCTGCTGGCTATCAAATTAGTCAGACCCCTGGCCTATGGCAAGTAACTGACCTAAATAACCCAGATCCTGTACAACAAGATGCTGATGTTTCTGTTACTACTGGAGATGCCGATGGAAGTTCTGGCAGTTCTAGTGGAAGTAGTAGTGGAAGTGGAAGTACTGGAGGAAGTTCAGGAGGTTCAAACGTGATTTCAGCCTCACAGGCTAGAAGTAATGCTCAGAATAATATTTTAGAGCCAAGCGCAGTTGCTGGAACTCCTACATTGACTACCATGGCTGGTAGACCAGTATATGTAGTACCAGTAATGGTGGGTAGTACTAGAGTAGGAGAAATACATATAGATGCAGTAACTGGAAAAAATGTAGGTGGAGCCGGGTTTTGATGATGGTTGAAACCAAAACCGAATGCTGTACCATACTCTCTGAAGAAATCAAAGACGCTGTTGTAATAGAAGCTTCACCCGGAGTGGGCCTTATAGGAAATATTCTAGGCTGGCTACTGGTGGAAGACCTTAAAATGAGGGAAATAGGATATATTGATTCCAAATATTTCCCTCCTTTAGCAGTTCTATATAAGGGAGTGGCCATCCATCCCTTCAGAATATACGAGGGAGAAGGAATAGTAATGTTCCTTTCTGATTTCATTGTCCCTCCCAATGTCGTATATGACATGACCAATGCCATAGTAGACTGGATGCAAAAAAATAACTCTAAAGAACTGATTACTTTCAACAGCTTGATGGTGCGTGAAAAAAGCCACCGTGTAGCTGGTGCAGGTAATAGTAAAGAGTTATCAAAAAAGCTAGCAGAGATGGAAGTGCCGGTAATTCCATTTGGAAACATTAATGGAATATCAGGAACTCTTTTAACTCGTTGCGCTTCACAAGACATTCCTGCAACCTGTTTATTTGCAGAAGTTTTAAACCAGTACCCGGATCCTCGAGCAGCAGCAGAAGTCATTGAAGTGTTAAACAAGATGCTGGATAAAGATATTGATGCTGAGCCACTACTAAAAGAAGCACAGGAAATTGAATCCAGGTTAAAGAAACTGGCTGAAAGTGTTCAGGTAGAACCAGAGTCACCTATATATATGTGAAAATCTAACAACAATAAAAACACAACTTAATTATATTTTTATCATTTTCAAACGGGCCCGTAGCCTAGTTGGATAGGGCGTCGGACTTCTAATCCGAAGGTCCCGGGTTCAAATCCCGGCGGGTCCGTCAAATAAACTCTTTTTTTATTAGAATCATTTAAGCATAAATAAACTAGGGCCCGTAGCCTAGCCAGGATAGGGCATCAGACTCCTAATCTGAGGGTCCCGGGTTCAAATCCCGGCGGGTCCGTTATTTTTAAAATTTGAAGTCTATTTTTTAATTAAATCCCGGATTAAGTGTCCTCATAAAAAAAATAGTAATAAAAATAAAGGGCTGATTTAAAAAAAGTTATAAATATTTATCCAGATTATTTTCTGGAAATTTTATCTCCCCGTATTTACCCCCGCCTCCCGGCACCATGATTAATGTTTTATCACGGAAAGCTTGAATTGCAGGTGAGATCTCTTTATCAATATTTTTTATTTCATCCATAGGGGCATTAATCATCACTTCAATTTCATTGCCAAATTCCTGTACCAGTGATTCCCATATACTCTGTACTCCTTTAGTGGTAACCCCCCGGGAATAGGTTAAGGCAATTATTTCAGCTAAAGGTAAAATATGGATGTAAGGAGGCCTGTGATACGGGTGATGCGGTTTATTCCAGGTGGCAATTTCAGATATGCGATAATCAACTCCTTTTTTAATGGTACCATTACATTCTGGACACTTCATTTTGAGTTCAAGCGCTTTTTTAGGATTGAATATCTGATAACATTTAGTACAGGCCGTTAAATGGTATTTACCCAGCCGGGGATCCATACCATAATTTGCCTTTATTTTTTTCCTTTTCAGAGTATTCTTCAGGGAAGAAAAAGAAATATCTTCCACTTCCATTTGATTAAATTCGCGTCCCAGTCGATGAGGCCATGGAGAATGGGCATCCGAGTTGGTTAAAAAAGGCACATCTTGCAGTTCCTTAATGACATCTGCCATGTTAGTATCTGCTGAGAGCCCCAGTTCTAAAAAATCAGGTTTTTTGCCATAACAATCCTGATGACTATCATGGGCCTTGTACATACTGGTCCAGGGTGTAAATGCGTGGGCCGGTCCAATTAATCCATCATAATCATGGACCAGATCCATGATTTCTGCCCCATTCATCCGTACCCGGGGACGTCCCTCTTTTTCTTTATCCACCGATACCATTTTTTCCCTTAACTCATGTGCCGTTTCCAGAGAGGGTAATATCAGGAGGTGGTGCACTCTTTTATTATCTTCTACTTCAGCGGTGATGATGAAATCACAGTCTTCTGTGGAGTAAATTCCATCACCCTGAGGAGTAGTGCTATCTTTTATTATCTCTAACCAGCCAGGATGAAGCCCATCTCCAGTTCCCACCAGATGCAGTCCTTTTAATTTTGCCTGGGGGGCTATGGCATCAATAACCATATTGTTAGAAGTGGCCCGGGAAAAACAGCTGTGAATATGCAAATCAGCATTGATTATCATATAGAAAGGTTAGCTGATATTTGTATATATAATTAAAGCTAAAATGAATGAAGTTTTAGAATTATA
This genomic interval carries:
- the frhA gene encoding coenzyme F420 hydrogenase subunit alpha yields the protein MSERIVISPTSRQEGHAELVMEVDDEGIVTKGRYFSITPVRGLEKIVTGKAPETAPVIVQRICGVCPIPHTLASVEAMDDSLGIEIPKAGRLLRELTLAAHDINSHAIHHFLIAADFVPENLMAAAINSVSEIRKTAQYAVDMVAGEGIHPSDVRIGGMADNISELARKRLYARFKQLKPKLDEHVDLIIGLVADKGLPKGLGVHGQPTLASHHLYGDRTKFDLDRFTEIMPESWYDDAEIAKKACSTIPLYDGVNVEVGPRARASVFHGFKDTGVVAQHVARALEMKSALSRAIAILDELDTSAPARADFDVTGTNKLGIGAIEGPRGLDVHMAQVANGKTQFYSALVPTTWNIPTMGPATEGFHHEYGPHVIRAYDPCLSCATHVLVVDDEDNSVIKNEMVRL
- a CDS encoding PepSY domain-containing protein: MINSKILVSVAIVLIIGVAAAGYQISQTPGLWQVTDLNNPDPVQQDADVSVTTGDADGSSGSSSGSSSGSGSTGGSSGGSNVISASQARSNAQNNILEPSAVAGTPTLTTMAGRPVYVVPVMVGSTRVGEIHIDAVTGKNVGGAGF
- a CDS encoding proteasome assembly chaperone family protein, with product MMVETKTECCTILSEEIKDAVVIEASPGVGLIGNILGWLLVEDLKMREIGYIDSKYFPPLAVLYKGVAIHPFRIYEGEGIVMFLSDFIVPPNVVYDMTNAIVDWMQKNNSKELITFNSLMVREKSHRVAGAGNSKELSKKLAEMEVPVIPFGNINGISGTLLTRCASQDIPATCLFAEVLNQYPDPRAAAEVIEVLNKMLDKDIDAEPLLKEAQEIESRLKKLAESVQVEPESPIYM
- a CDS encoding TIGR00375 family protein — encoded protein: MIINADLHIHSCFSRATSNNMVIDAIAPQAKLKGLHLVGTGDGLHPGWLEIIKDSTTPQGDGIYSTEDCDFIITAEVEDNKRVHHLLILPSLETAHELREKMVSVDKEKEGRPRVRMNGAEIMDLVHDYDGLIGPAHAFTPWTSMYKAHDSHQDCYGKKPDFLELGLSADTNMADVIKELQDVPFLTNSDAHSPWPHRLGREFNQMEVEDISFSSLKNTLKRKKIKANYGMDPRLGKYHLTACTKCYQIFNPKKALELKMKCPECNGTIKKGVDYRISEIATWNKPHHPYHRPPYIHILPLAEIIALTYSRGVTTKGVQSIWESLVQEFGNEIEVMINAPMDEIKNIDKEISPAIQAFRDKTLIMVPGGGGKYGEIKFPENNLDKYL